A region of Clostridium acetobutylicum ATCC 824 DNA encodes the following proteins:
- a CDS encoding GIY-YIG nuclease family protein has protein sequence MKVVYRITYPNGKIYIGKDLTDSINYFGSANNDLIEKDFTREQKRDFTIRKEILWESESATDKEVNKKEIEYIRLYESNNPQIGYNRFPKFKEK, from the coding sequence ATGAAAGTTGTATATAGAATAACTTATCCAAATGGAAAAATTTATATTGGCAAAGATTTGACCGATAGTATTAACTATTTTGGAAGTGCAAATAATGATTTAATAGAAAAAGATTTTACAAGAGAACAAAAAAGAGATTTCACAATAAGGAAAGAAATATTATGGGAGTCAGAAAGCGCAACAGACAAAGAAGTTAACAAAAAAGAAATTGAATATATAAGACTTTATGAATCCAATAATCCTCAAATAGGATATAATAGATTTCCTAAATTTAAAGAGAAATAA
- a CDS encoding DUF6877 family protein, producing the protein MIKRNISINRLSDLIYCSGLLKPYIFNDIYQRVRDWIYSGGTLKDDYIKRQYKYAENVINYRKNKKRKNVLI; encoded by the coding sequence ATGATAAAGAGAAATATAAGTATAAATAGGTTATCTGATTTAATATATTGTTCTGGTTTACTAAAACCATATATATTCAATGACATTTACCAAAGAGTCAGGGATTGGATTTATTCAGGAGGAACATTAAAAGATGATTATATAAAAAGACAATATAAATATGCTGAAAATGTTATTAATTATAGAAAAAATAAAAAAAGAAAAAATGTTTTAATTTAG
- a CDS encoding DUF1653 domain-containing protein, with amino-acid sequence MESNKNNSKWKDILMDGEILQIENIFNGSHNKKNNGLIIFKIKDKLGNVNKLTFVSKSADMSIQVEKAERLIKKGSYYRHFKGNYYKVLYIAENSEDKEKVVVYQAMYGEKKVYVRPFKMFISKVDHCKYPEIEQEYRFMSISELENQFGTSVVASWNMQNIYVDHTI; translated from the coding sequence ATGGAATCAAATAAAAATAATTCTAAATGGAAAGATATTTTAATGGATGGGGAAATACTCCAAATAGAAAATATCTTTAATGGAAGCCATAATAAGAAGAATAACGGTCTTATTATATTTAAAATAAAAGATAAACTAGGAAACGTAAATAAACTTACTTTTGTTTCAAAAAGTGCTGATATGTCTATTCAAGTAGAAAAAGCAGAAAGGCTTATAAAAAAAGGATCATATTATAGGCATTTTAAAGGAAATTACTATAAAGTACTTTATATAGCTGAAAATAGTGAAGATAAGGAAAAGGTGGTAGTGTATCAGGCTATGTATGGAGAAAAAAAAGTATACGTAAGACCTTTTAAAATGTTTATATCTAAAGTAGATCATTGCAAATATCCAGAAATTGAACAAGAATATAGGTTTATGTCTATATCTGAATTGGAAAATCAATTTGGTACAAGTGTTGTAGCTAGTTGGAATATGCAAAATATCTATGTTGACCATACGATATAG
- a CDS encoding anaerobic ribonucleoside triphosphate reductase — protein sequence MIKKVIKRDGREKDFDILRIEHAIKKAEKSIEVNECWDDDALCDILMKIDETNLKKIEIEKVQDIVIDVLNKYNKNVAKAYSDYRKERTKIRQDKSNLMKIIDKIGVETDRDNANVGNNFSSKLLRIASESNKVHNLLKMPRKIAQAHENGDIYIHDLDSYNLTTNCLHIPTKEVLQSGFNTGYGYIKPPKRIESASELSCILLQSTQNDMFGGQSHPDFDNDMAEFVEPTRQEIRKNLSAIGRIDNTRIEEELKHRIHQAMQGVIYNLNTMHSRAGSQVPFSSINIGIPRSKDAALVCRIFLEEYEKGLGNGEQPIFPNIIFRVKSGVNRNENDPYYYLFKLACRVTAKRMNPTFMNIDADFNKEYYDKGIIPATMGCRTYVCSNINGEEGSIGRGNIAPTTINLPRLGILAKGDVDKFFELLHSRLEIAKESLLHRYSVLKKLKVKDLPFVMGQSLMKGSENLKSNDSIEPVLRQGTWAIGFIGLAETLVALTGHHHGETEEAKELGFKIISYIRDYTDKMTKEINLNWSCYATPAEGLSGKFIAKDKIRFGNIKGVTDKDYYTNSYHIPVSFGISIKKKISIEAPYHKLCNGGHISYIELDGYPNEETVMNIVKYAYENTNISYIGMNFHIRYCKDCGKYLDASDMKCNKCGSHDIQGISRVTGYLSLDERFGAGKAAERADRISQVTEKHIYREE from the coding sequence ATGATAAAAAAAGTTATAAAACGTGATGGTAGAGAAAAGGATTTTGATATATTAAGAATAGAACATGCAATAAAAAAAGCAGAAAAATCTATCGAAGTAAACGAATGTTGGGATGATGATGCTTTATGTGACATTTTGATGAAAATAGATGAAACAAACTTGAAAAAAATTGAAATTGAAAAAGTTCAAGATATAGTAATAGATGTCCTAAATAAATATAATAAAAATGTTGCAAAGGCTTATTCAGATTACAGAAAAGAAAGGACAAAAATAAGACAAGATAAGTCTAATCTTATGAAGATTATAGACAAGATAGGGGTAGAAACCGATAGAGATAACGCTAATGTTGGGAATAATTTTAGTTCAAAGCTTCTTAGAATAGCGAGTGAATCTAATAAAGTTCATAACTTATTAAAAATGCCAAGGAAAATAGCTCAAGCGCATGAGAATGGAGACATTTATATTCATGATTTAGATAGCTATAATTTAACTACAAACTGCCTTCATATTCCGACAAAAGAAGTTCTACAAAGTGGATTTAATACAGGTTATGGATATATAAAACCACCAAAGAGGATAGAATCAGCTTCGGAACTTTCATGCATACTTCTACAATCAACGCAAAATGATATGTTTGGAGGTCAGTCACATCCTGATTTTGATAACGATATGGCTGAGTTTGTTGAGCCAACTAGACAGGAAATAAGAAAAAATCTTAGTGCAATTGGGAGAATAGATAATACAAGAATAGAAGAAGAATTAAAACATAGAATACATCAGGCTATGCAAGGTGTAATATATAATTTAAATACAATGCATAGTAGAGCTGGTTCACAAGTGCCATTTTCGTCTATAAATATTGGAATACCAAGATCTAAGGATGCTGCACTTGTATGTAGAATATTTCTAGAGGAATATGAAAAAGGACTTGGAAATGGTGAACAGCCAATTTTTCCTAATATAATTTTTAGAGTTAAAAGTGGCGTGAATAGAAACGAAAATGATCCATACTATTATTTATTTAAACTAGCTTGTAGAGTCACAGCTAAAAGAATGAACCCTACATTTATGAATATAGATGCTGATTTTAATAAAGAGTATTATGATAAAGGTATAATACCAGCAACTATGGGATGTAGAACCTATGTATGTTCTAATATTAATGGTGAAGAAGGTTCAATAGGACGAGGAAATATAGCACCTACAACTATTAACTTACCAAGACTAGGTATACTTGCAAAAGGTGATGTAGATAAATTCTTTGAACTTTTACATTCAAGACTTGAAATCGCAAAAGAAAGCTTGCTTCACAGATATAGTGTGCTTAAAAAGTTAAAAGTTAAAGATTTACCATTTGTTATGGGACAAAGCCTTATGAAAGGTTCTGAAAATTTAAAATCAAATGACTCAATAGAACCAGTTTTAAGACAAGGAACTTGGGCTATTGGATTTATTGGACTTGCAGAAACACTTGTGGCACTTACAGGACATCATCATGGAGAAACAGAAGAAGCAAAAGAACTTGGATTTAAGATAATTTCATATATAAGAGATTATACGGATAAAATGACAAAAGAAATTAATCTAAATTGGAGCTGTTATGCTACACCAGCAGAGGGCTTGTCTGGAAAGTTTATAGCTAAAGATAAGATTCGTTTTGGAAACATAAAAGGCGTTACAGACAAGGATTACTATACTAATAGTTATCATATACCAGTTAGTTTTGGTATATCTATAAAGAAAAAAATAAGTATTGAAGCACCTTATCACAAATTATGTAATGGTGGACATATATCATATATAGAACTTGATGGTTATCCAAATGAAGAAACTGTAATGAATATAGTTAAATATGCTTATGAAAACACTAATATAAGTTATATTGGAATGAATTTTCATATAAGATATTGCAAGGACTGTGGAAAGTATTTGGATGCATCAGATATGAAGTGCAATAAGTGCGGAAGCCACGATATTCAGGGAATATCAAGAGTTACAGGATATTTAAGTTTAGATGAAAGATTTGGTGCTGGAAAAGCAGCAGAAAGAGCTGATAGAATATCACAAGTAACGGAAAAACATATATATAGAGAGGAATAA
- the dut gene encoding dUTP diphosphatase encodes MKKIKCKVDFEDMRFLPQYKTEGSVGLDLRAWRYILPKSKEMHKFSGDFYLNPHKRILIKTGVHIELPPNIEAQLRPRSGLALEHGITAILGTIDNDYRGDIGIILLNTSNEPFVIHEGDRLGQLVFAKFRRYKLNIIDNLSNTKRANKGFGSTGIE; translated from the coding sequence ATGAAAAAAATAAAGTGTAAAGTGGATTTTGAAGATATGAGATTTTTACCTCAGTATAAAACGGAGGGATCAGTAGGACTAGACTTAAGAGCGTGGAGATATATTTTACCCAAAAGTAAAGAAATGCATAAATTTTCAGGTGATTTTTATTTAAACCCTCATAAAAGGATTTTAATAAAAACGGGAGTTCATATTGAGTTACCTCCTAATATAGAAGCCCAATTAAGACCTAGGAGTGGTCTTGCTTTAGAGCATGGTATTACCGCTATACTTGGTACAATTGATAATGATTATAGGGGCGATATAGGTATAATTTTATTAAACACAAGCAATGAACCATTTGTCATACATGAAGGTGACAGGTTGGGACAATTAGTTTTTGCCAAATTCAGAAGATACAAATTAAATATAATTGATAATTTAAGTAATACAAAAAGAGCAAATAAGGGTTTTGGTTCTACTGGAATAGAGTAA
- a CDS encoding host-nuclease inhibitor Gam family protein, translated as MSENKEKNQMIDKNNKNSIEDFFNSLFITDEEKKDAEEVKKLAFYSDGSIDDAIEKYKELEEQQERFKSIYKEKKDNLDLKLNSQISKLEKQKKWIAFNLKQAVMSDKNKKKTKTQYSLKFLSGTVQIKIPQETLIKPDLNEDLLKTFPSFIEEQTVKTLNWKNLKTKLEIIDGRVYNKETGEDVTGKIEIQKSQEKVVIK; from the coding sequence ATGTCAGAAAATAAAGAAAAAAACCAAATGATAGATAAAAACAATAAAAATAGTATAGAGGATTTTTTTAATTCTCTATTTATTACAGATGAGGAGAAAAAAGATGCTGAAGAAGTTAAAAAACTAGCATTTTATTCTGATGGTAGCATAGATGATGCTATTGAAAAATATAAAGAGTTAGAAGAGCAGCAAGAAAGGTTTAAGTCTATTTATAAAGAGAAAAAAGATAATTTAGATTTAAAATTAAATAGCCAGATTTCTAAACTAGAGAAACAAAAGAAATGGATTGCTTTTAATCTAAAACAAGCAGTAATGTCAGATAAAAATAAGAAGAAAACAAAAACTCAATATAGCTTGAAATTTTTATCAGGTACAGTGCAAATAAAAATACCACAGGAAACACTTATAAAACCTGATCTTAATGAAGATTTGCTTAAAACATTTCCCTCATTTATTGAAGAACAGACAGTAAAAACTTTAAATTGGAAAAACTTAAAAACTAAGTTAGAAATAATTGATGGCAGAGTTTATAACAAAGAAACTGGTGAAGATGTAACAGGTAAAATAGAAATTCAGAAATCACAAGAAAAAGTAGTAATTAAATAG
- a CDS encoding helix-turn-helix domain-containing protein: MCVYEILPTGVKLKKLREKYKLNQDDLAGNEITRNLISQIEHGKARLTRHAAEIMFKNLQGICNNRDIETDEDIEYLLEDEESQANKILDRYITELKDLSVYKDGMFQNKLDEVENFTVNWNIIDKKIIIFELAGDYFFNTNDLHNSCMYYEKAKALMDNTIYSDNLISILRKLSMVYFYMDKYDENIKCCDFAINNFKNINEEYYCIFMYNSALCYIKLKEYDKALKRLEKIEKKVQRIGMDRYYAVMNQKVVCFGELERYAESLDLNERIINNINKDNCQSYLVALINSIYIHMELNNKEKAKEVLNIVDEYINNLNQNNKYLPNTYCEVGRMHSKLNETKKAEKFYYIALNYAKKFNRNSLIKDILSDLIDIYISLNDEKSISKMKDEFFVICGREKKISRNLECKLIEFYLEAEDIQTLKELYNFNKRIS; this comes from the coding sequence ATGTGTGTCTATGAGATATTACCTACAGGTGTGAAGTTAAAAAAACTAAGAGAGAAATATAAATTAAATCAAGATGATCTAGCGGGAAATGAAATAACAAGAAACCTTATAAGCCAGATAGAACATGGAAAGGCAAGACTAACTAGACATGCAGCTGAAATTATGTTTAAAAATTTACAGGGAATATGTAACAATCGGGATATAGAGACTGATGAGGATATAGAGTATTTATTAGAGGATGAGGAATCACAAGCTAATAAAATACTTGATAGATATATAACAGAACTTAAGGATTTAAGTGTTTATAAGGATGGAATGTTTCAAAATAAATTAGATGAAGTCGAAAACTTCACCGTAAATTGGAATATAATTGATAAAAAAATTATTATTTTTGAATTAGCTGGAGATTACTTTTTTAATACGAATGACTTACATAATAGTTGTATGTATTACGAAAAAGCCAAAGCATTGATGGATAATACTATTTATAGTGATAATCTTATATCTATTTTACGAAAATTGTCCATGGTGTATTTTTATATGGACAAATATGATGAGAACATAAAGTGCTGTGACTTTGCAATAAATAACTTTAAAAACATAAATGAAGAATATTATTGTATTTTCATGTATAATAGTGCGTTATGTTACATTAAGCTTAAAGAATATGATAAAGCCTTAAAAAGATTAGAAAAGATTGAAAAAAAAGTTCAGAGAATAGGTATGGATAGGTATTATGCTGTCATGAATCAAAAAGTTGTTTGTTTTGGAGAACTTGAGAGGTATGCTGAAAGTCTAGATTTAAATGAAAGAATAATCAATAATATAAATAAGGATAACTGTCAAAGCTATTTAGTGGCTTTAATTAATTCAATTTATATTCATATGGAACTTAACAATAAGGAAAAGGCAAAAGAAGTTTTAAATATTGTAGATGAATACATAAATAATTTGAACCAAAACAATAAGTATTTACCAAATACTTATTGTGAAGTAGGAAGAATGCATTCAAAACTGAATGAAACAAAAAAGGCAGAAAAATTTTATTATATAGCTTTAAATTATGCTAAAAAATTCAATCGTAACTCTTTGATAAAAGATATACTTTCAGATTTAATAGATATATATATTTCACTAAATGATGAAAAAAGTATATCAAAAATGAAGGATGAGTTTTTTGTAATCTGTGGAAGGGAGAAAAAAATATCTAGAAATCTCGAATGTAAACTGATAGAATTTTATTTAGAAGCAGAAGACATACAAACGCTTAAAGAATTATATAATTTTAATAAAAGAATTTCATAG
- a CDS encoding guanylate kinase yields the protein MLIALMGGSCVGKDTVLKMLYAATGIRICISNTTRTIREGEQQGKEYNFITEKEFLHGLSLDQYVEYRKYKTKEGIWYYGLPKIAVNPKVNQFIIVDQGGYYTLINKFGKQNVKGIFLQCPEKTKIKRFLEREKEKVKSNRKDFFLEFYRRMLDDLTAFQKVELDPDIEKVYGKTSLENFLKVKGMLAKWGVINE from the coding sequence GTGTTAATTGCTCTTATGGGTGGATCATGTGTTGGTAAAGATACAGTATTAAAAATGCTTTATGCTGCCACAGGTATTCGTATTTGCATTTCAAATACAACTAGAACTATTCGAGAGGGTGAGCAGCAAGGTAAAGAGTATAATTTTATAACTGAAAAAGAATTTTTGCATGGTTTATCTTTAGATCAATATGTAGAGTATCGGAAATATAAAACAAAAGAAGGAATATGGTACTATGGATTACCCAAAATTGCAGTAAACCCAAAAGTAAACCAATTTATTATTGTTGATCAAGGTGGATACTATACTTTAATAAATAAATTTGGAAAACAAAATGTAAAGGGTATTTTTTTACAATGTCCTGAAAAGACAAAAATTAAAAGATTTTTAGAACGAGAAAAGGAAAAGGTTAAAAGTAACCGTAAGGATTTTTTTCTTGAATTTTACAGAAGGATGTTAGATGATTTAACTGCATTTCAAAAAGTAGAATTAGATCCTGATATCGAAAAGGTATATGGAAAAACATCTTTGGAAAATTTTTTAAAAGTTAAAGGAATGTTAGCTAAGTGGGGTGTTATAAATGAATAA
- a CDS encoding 5' nucleotidase, NT5C type: MNKPTLGIDLDTTLNTLDREWVKRYNEIYKDKLLPSDIKGWDIENYVKPECGKKIYDILKEPHFFRNLGVQPFAETALEELTSIFNIYIVSATHYKVCEDKGNWIKEKFPFISYQNIIFCHNKGLVHLDILIDDNPLNLENFKGNKILFDAHHNKSENRFVRARDWYEAKALCESLKDFL, from the coding sequence ATGAATAAACCAACATTAGGAATAGATTTAGATACAACTCTAAACACGTTAGATAGAGAATGGGTAAAACGATATAATGAAATATATAAGGATAAATTATTGCCATCAGATATAAAGGGCTGGGATATAGAAAATTATGTAAAGCCTGAATGTGGTAAAAAAATCTATGATATCCTGAAAGAACCTCATTTCTTTAGAAATTTAGGTGTGCAACCATTTGCTGAAACAGCCCTAGAGGAATTAACATCAATTTTTAATATTTATATTGTATCAGCAACACATTATAAAGTATGTGAAGATAAAGGAAATTGGATTAAAGAGAAGTTCCCTTTTATATCTTATCAAAATATTATATTTTGTCATAATAAAGGCTTAGTACACTTAGATATTTTAATTGATGATAACCCACTAAATTTAGAAAACTTTAAGGGAAATAAAATCTTGTTTGATGCACACCATAACAAAAGCGAAAACAGGTTTGTGAGGGCTAGAGATTGGTATGAAGCAAAAGCTTTATGTGAGTCATTAAAAGATTTCTTGTAA
- a CDS encoding DNA cytosine methyltransferase, whose protein sequence is MEENIIIKTLELFGGIGAPRKAFKNIGIDIKAIDYVEIDPKPVKTYNEMFKKDLMYKTQNVIGYNLKPDVLIHGSPCQDFSIAGYQKGAEQGSETRSSLMWETISIIKQMGIWKPRVVVWENVKNVLSKHMKHNFDKYLEEMKKMGYTNNYEILNAMDFGLPQRRERVFTISCLDGKKFDFDKLEHRKLRPLSSFLQTNVDEYYTVTQPSILRAIGKKGVSRATIIKDYCYTITTRQDRCPAQVISLGNGKYRFLTEKECWLLQGFSEEDFEAAAKVNSRRDLYKQAGNSIPVTILESIFKQVLEEWNNKQIAV, encoded by the coding sequence TTGGAGGAAAATATTATAATAAAAACGTTAGAGCTATTCGGAGGAATAGGCGCACCAAGAAAAGCATTTAAAAATATTGGAATAGACATAAAGGCTATTGATTACGTAGAGATAGATCCAAAGCCAGTAAAAACTTATAATGAAATGTTTAAAAAGGATTTAATGTATAAAACGCAAAATGTCATTGGATATAATCTCAAACCAGATGTTTTGATACATGGAAGTCCTTGCCAAGATTTTTCAATAGCAGGGTATCAAAAGGGAGCAGAGCAAGGTAGTGAGACAAGGTCAAGTCTTATGTGGGAGACTATCAGCATAATTAAACAAATGGGTATTTGGAAACCTCGAGTTGTAGTATGGGAAAATGTAAAAAATGTGCTATCAAAGCACATGAAACATAACTTTGATAAGTATTTAGAAGAAATGAAAAAAATGGGATATACCAATAACTATGAAATACTAAATGCTATGGATTTTGGACTGCCTCAGCGTAGGGAAAGAGTTTTTACGATTAGCTGTTTAGATGGTAAAAAATTTGATTTTGATAAATTGGAGCATAGGAAACTAAGACCTTTATCATCTTTTTTACAAACTAATGTTGATGAGTACTATACTGTTACCCAACCTAGTATTCTGAGAGCCATAGGTAAAAAAGGTGTCAGTAGAGCCACAATAATAAAAGATTATTGCTATACAATAACAACTCGACAAGATAGGTGTCCTGCTCAAGTTATCAGTCTAGGAAATGGAAAATATCGTTTTCTAACCGAAAAGGAGTGTTGGTTATTACAAGGCTTTTCAGAAGAAGATTTTGAAGCAGCCGCAAAAGTGAATAGTCGAAGAGATTTATATAAGCAGGCAGGAAATAGTATTCCAGTAACGATACTAGAAAGTATTTTCAAACAGGTTTTAGAGGAATGGAATAATAAACAAATAGCTGTGTAA